A region of Paractinoplanes abujensis DNA encodes the following proteins:
- a CDS encoding MarR family winged helix-turn-helix transcriptional regulator, translating to MTPADPLTDTWSPDQTAAMQHLHDWTVGFIELNQHLAAWMALPTSDASALSNIVWAAEQDTPLSPADLSRRIGMTSGATTVLLNRLEAGGHITRTREHPDRRRVTLRPTPQSRTRARTFLAHAGAEVAEVLHHTTPEDLRRITTFLARLTSATAKANTRLQAHPTPPAGDRPPPDHPADTTAVAPGPVRRSTRLGVVGP from the coding sequence ATGACTCCCGCCGATCCGTTGACCGACACCTGGTCCCCCGACCAGACGGCCGCGATGCAGCACCTCCACGACTGGACCGTCGGCTTCATAGAGCTCAACCAGCACCTGGCCGCCTGGATGGCGTTGCCCACCTCAGACGCGAGCGCCCTCAGCAACATCGTCTGGGCCGCGGAACAGGACACCCCGCTCTCCCCCGCCGACCTTTCCCGCCGCATAGGCATGACGTCCGGCGCCACCACAGTCCTGCTGAACCGCCTCGAAGCGGGCGGCCACATAACCCGAACCCGCGAACACCCCGACCGCCGCCGCGTAACCCTGCGCCCCACCCCGCAGTCCCGCACCCGGGCCCGCACGTTCCTGGCCCACGCCGGCGCCGAGGTAGCCGAGGTGCTGCACCACACCACCCCCGAGGACCTGCGCCGCATCACGACGTTCCTGGCCCGCCTGACCTCCGCCACCGCGAAAGCCAACACCCGCCTGCAAGCCCACCCCACACCCCCAGCCGGTGACCGACCCCCGCCGGACCACCCCGCGGACACAACTGCGGTCGCCCCCGGCCCCGTCAGGCGCAGCACGCGCCTCGGCGTAGTCGGCCCATGA
- a CDS encoding FAD-dependent oxidoreductase, producing MALRVVISGASIAGLSAAYWLRRTGWEVIVIERARSFRDGGQNVDVRGVAREVLDRMGLFDAVKAQNTTETGTVLVDSAGAVRAELPSDGPDSATAELEVLRGDLARTIRDHLPDGIEFRYGETIAEVTDGVDEVAVTTSSGHVLHADLLVIAEGVGSTTRNMLFGSTVDRRELGITMVFGTIPRTPTDDNRWRWYNTVGGRQIHLRPDNHGTTRAILSYAGDDDLSGLDQSEALARLRERYADAGWEAPRILDAFDTSDDIYIDHLTQIRMSTWHRGRVVLAGDAGWCVTPLGGGGASLALTSGYVLAAYFAQQPGDRRAALTSYEEWMRPLVEDVQKLPPGIQHFAYPRTRFGLAVRSVVDKALTSSLFKPVAAKLTQVAQTDQQLPDMARV from the coding sequence ATGGCCTTACGTGTGGTGATTTCCGGGGCGAGCATCGCGGGATTGTCGGCCGCCTACTGGCTTCGGCGTACGGGCTGGGAAGTCATCGTCATCGAGCGTGCCCGGAGTTTCCGGGACGGCGGGCAGAACGTCGACGTGCGCGGCGTGGCTCGCGAAGTGCTCGATCGGATGGGCCTGTTCGACGCGGTCAAGGCGCAGAACACCACCGAGACCGGAACCGTCCTGGTCGACTCGGCGGGTGCTGTGCGGGCCGAGCTGCCGTCGGACGGCCCGGACAGCGCCACTGCCGAACTGGAAGTGCTACGCGGTGACCTGGCGCGCACGATCCGCGATCACCTGCCCGACGGGATCGAGTTCCGCTATGGCGAAACCATTGCGGAGGTGACCGACGGGGTGGACGAGGTGGCCGTCACCACGTCGTCAGGGCACGTTCTGCACGCGGATCTGCTGGTCATCGCCGAGGGCGTGGGTTCGACGACCCGGAACATGCTCTTCGGAAGCACGGTCGACCGGCGCGAGCTGGGTATCACGATGGTGTTCGGAACCATTCCCCGTACGCCGACCGACGACAACCGGTGGCGGTGGTACAACACCGTCGGCGGGCGGCAGATCCACCTGCGGCCCGACAACCACGGCACCACCCGCGCGATCCTCTCGTACGCCGGTGACGACGACCTCAGTGGACTCGATCAGTCCGAAGCGCTGGCGCGACTGCGGGAACGGTATGCGGACGCCGGCTGGGAGGCGCCGCGGATCCTGGACGCGTTCGACACCTCCGACGACATCTACATCGATCACCTCACCCAGATTCGGATGAGCACCTGGCATCGGGGACGCGTCGTGCTCGCGGGCGACGCCGGGTGGTGTGTGACTCCGCTCGGCGGGGGCGGGGCCTCACTGGCCTTGACCAGCGGATACGTGCTGGCGGCCTATTTTGCTCAGCAGCCGGGTGACCGCCGGGCGGCCCTCACCTCGTACGAGGAATGGATGCGGCCGCTGGTCGAGGACGTGCAGAAGCTGCCGCCCGGAATTCAGCACTTCGCCTATCCGCGGACCCGTTTCGGGCTGGCGGTGCGGAGCGTGGTCGACAAGGCCCTGACGTCGTCGCTGTTCAAGCCGGTCGCCGCCAAGCTGACCCAGGTTGCCCAGACCGACCAGCAGCTGCCCGACATGGCCCGGGTCTGA
- a CDS encoding DUF6745 domain-containing protein, whose translation MRLTPEQEALAAAIEDQWLAAAVDTTPADRPAAEAGVREAYRRAGLTAPERIFWLGSPRAGAIAAALLSAGASPSPDQAPTGPAPDTLASGVDGPIVQQVRDALLSQGWRPGPGMGASVRRQVRTEPWAAARERASGVLGPEGWAQLGAAAGRRSWALVMDRVAGRIRLRLGEDLAAEFPAARPRLLDAIYGQHDGVWLSTFEAADRLHPGSGLLDGLTGLTAVARHCGWWWAGSRFAILTERPSLLARDNVGRLHRGEGPAIGYPDGYALWAWRGMPIPTDLAAELPHLTADRIGAESNAELRRVMLEHFGYERYLQEAGARALHQDETGTLWHLPLTGDEPLVMVEVVNATPEPDGTSRVYWLRVPPGTRTARAGVAWTFGLTADEYHPLLQT comes from the coding sequence ATGAGACTGACCCCCGAGCAGGAAGCCCTGGCCGCCGCGATCGAAGACCAGTGGCTGGCCGCCGCGGTCGACACCACCCCGGCCGACCGCCCCGCCGCCGAAGCCGGTGTCCGCGAGGCCTACCGCCGGGCCGGCCTCACCGCGCCCGAACGCATCTTCTGGCTGGGCTCACCTCGAGCCGGCGCCATTGCCGCGGCCCTGCTTTCGGCAGGCGCTTCTCCCTCACCAGATCAAGCTCCGACCGGCCCGGCCCCAGACACCCTCGCTTCGGGCGTTGATGGGCCGATTGTGCAGCAGGTGCGTGACGCACTGCTGAGTCAGGGCTGGCGGCCGGGCCCGGGCATGGGCGCTTCGGTCCGGCGGCAGGTTCGCACCGAGCCGTGGGCCGCCGCCCGCGAACGCGCCTCCGGTGTGCTCGGCCCCGAGGGCTGGGCCCAGTTGGGCGCCGCGGCCGGCCGGCGTTCGTGGGCGCTGGTGATGGACAGGGTCGCCGGGCGGATCCGCCTGCGGCTGGGCGAGGATCTGGCGGCCGAGTTCCCCGCGGCCCGGCCCCGGCTCCTCGATGCGATCTACGGTCAGCACGACGGCGTGTGGCTGTCCACTTTCGAGGCCGCCGACCGCCTGCACCCGGGCTCCGGCCTGCTGGACGGTCTCACCGGCCTGACCGCGGTGGCCCGGCACTGCGGCTGGTGGTGGGCCGGTTCACGGTTCGCGATCCTCACTGAGCGCCCCTCCCTGCTGGCCCGGGACAACGTGGGCCGCCTGCATCGTGGCGAGGGCCCGGCCATCGGCTACCCCGACGGATACGCCTTGTGGGCCTGGCGCGGCATGCCCATTCCCACCGACCTCGCGGCGGAACTACCGCACTTGACGGCCGACCGCATCGGCGCCGAGTCGAACGCCGAACTGCGCCGGGTCATGCTGGAACACTTCGGCTACGAGCGCTACCTGCAGGAGGCCGGCGCGCGAGCCCTTCACCAGGACGAAACCGGCACACTGTGGCACCTCCCGCTCACCGGCGACGAACCTCTCGTCATGGTCGAGGTCGTCAACGCCACCCCCGAGCCGGACGGCACGAGCCGCGTCTACTGGCTCCGCGTGCCACCCGGCACCCGCACCGCCCGGGCCGGGGTGGCGTGGACGTTCGGGCTGACCGCCGACGAATACCACCCGCTGCTCCAGACGTAG
- a CDS encoding STM4011 family radical SAM protein produces MNDLYVLYRGPLASCNYDCPYCPFAKRVDPPALLRADQADLLRFASWVTETADRRLSILFTPWGEGLTRSWYRETIVRLSHLPHVARVAIQTNLAARVDWLAAADPRVAALWATYHPGQVTASRFLDRCRRLDALGIRYSVGVVGLPAHYDAAVALRAALPPSVYLWINAAEGHLYTPDEEQLWTTLDPLFGDSVRPHPSLGLPCHAGETAISVLGDGTVRRCHFIPTPLGNLYDGSWQSALRPRPCTNTLCDCHIGYVHLKPLGLRDVYADGLLERIPAAFPVRPSLEPTSPS; encoded by the coding sequence ATGAACGATCTCTACGTGCTCTATCGCGGCCCGCTGGCCAGCTGCAACTACGACTGCCCGTACTGCCCGTTCGCCAAGCGGGTCGACCCGCCCGCGCTGCTGCGGGCCGACCAGGCCGACCTGCTGCGCTTCGCGTCGTGGGTCACCGAGACGGCCGACCGGCGGCTGTCGATCCTGTTCACGCCGTGGGGCGAAGGGCTGACCCGCAGCTGGTACCGCGAGACGATCGTGCGCCTCTCGCACCTGCCGCACGTCGCCCGCGTGGCGATCCAGACCAACCTGGCCGCGCGGGTCGACTGGCTCGCGGCCGCCGACCCGCGGGTGGCGGCGCTGTGGGCGACCTACCACCCGGGCCAGGTGACGGCTTCCCGATTTCTCGACCGCTGCCGCCGCCTCGACGCGCTCGGGATCCGCTACTCGGTCGGGGTGGTCGGGCTGCCCGCGCACTACGACGCGGCGGTGGCTCTGCGCGCCGCTCTGCCGCCGTCGGTCTACCTGTGGATCAACGCCGCCGAGGGCCACCTCTACACCCCCGACGAGGAGCAGCTCTGGACCACCCTGGACCCGTTGTTCGGTGACAGCGTGCGGCCGCATCCCTCGCTGGGCCTGCCGTGCCACGCGGGCGAAACGGCGATCTCGGTCCTGGGCGACGGCACGGTCCGCCGCTGCCACTTCATCCCCACCCCGCTCGGCAACCTCTACGACGGCTCGTGGCAGAGCGCGCTGCGCCCACGCCCCTGCACCAACACCCTGTGCGACTGCCACATCGGCTACGTGCACTTGAAGCCCCTCGGCCTCCGTGACGTCTACGCGGACGGGCTGCTCGAACGCATCCCAGCCGCATTCCCCGTACGGCCGTCGCTCGAGCCCACCTCACCGTCCTAG
- a CDS encoding STM4012 family radical SAM protein produces the protein MKIDESPYQGYLYAYPHKTAYRRLEPRRPLPDVWAGERQDALFGYVHLPFCEMRCGFCNLFTRANPPADQVTAYLAQLRRQAVAVRGSLAGDASFAQLAIGGGTPTYLTAPELAELFEIVELAFGSDRRPMSVETSPATATADRLAVLAAHGTTRVSMGVQSFLDAEAHAAGRPQRLPEVLTALETIRTAEIPVLNVDLIYGIDGQTATTWQHSLDEALKWQPEELYLYPLYVRPLTGLGRRANGRAGWDQQRQELYHQAVDVLTTAGYEQRSMRQFRRVDAPVIDGPDYCCQDDGMVGLGCGARSYTTSLHYSFDYAVGVSQVRAVLDDYLSRPSSDFSYAEIGFDLDETEQRRRWLLKSLLRTDGVDPSLYLSRFGRSHVDDFPQLGELVDRGWLHDDRCVLTPAGLAQSDAVGPWLVSGPVRDAMGAYVPR, from the coding sequence GTGAAGATCGACGAATCGCCCTACCAGGGCTACCTCTACGCCTATCCGCACAAGACCGCCTACCGCCGCCTGGAGCCGCGCCGGCCGCTCCCCGACGTGTGGGCCGGGGAACGGCAAGACGCGCTCTTCGGATACGTCCACCTGCCGTTCTGCGAGATGCGCTGCGGCTTCTGCAACCTGTTCACCCGGGCCAACCCACCCGCCGACCAGGTGACGGCCTACCTGGCCCAGCTGCGCCGGCAGGCCGTCGCGGTGCGCGGGTCGCTCGCCGGTGACGCGTCGTTCGCGCAGCTCGCGATCGGCGGCGGCACCCCCACCTATCTGACCGCGCCCGAATTGGCGGAGCTGTTCGAGATCGTCGAGCTGGCGTTCGGCTCCGACCGGCGGCCGATGTCGGTCGAGACCTCGCCCGCGACCGCCACCGCCGACCGGCTGGCGGTGCTGGCCGCGCACGGCACGACCCGGGTCAGCATGGGCGTGCAGAGCTTCCTCGACGCCGAGGCGCACGCGGCCGGCCGCCCGCAACGGCTCCCCGAGGTGCTCACCGCGCTCGAGACCATCCGGACGGCCGAGATCCCGGTGCTCAATGTGGACCTGATCTACGGCATCGACGGGCAGACCGCCACGACCTGGCAGCACTCGCTCGACGAGGCGCTGAAATGGCAGCCCGAAGAGCTCTATCTTTACCCGCTCTACGTGCGGCCGCTGACCGGGCTGGGCCGGCGCGCGAACGGCCGGGCCGGCTGGGATCAGCAGCGGCAGGAGCTCTACCACCAGGCCGTCGACGTGCTCACCACGGCCGGTTACGAGCAGCGGTCGATGCGGCAGTTCCGCCGGGTGGACGCGCCGGTGATCGACGGCCCCGACTACTGCTGCCAGGACGACGGGATGGTCGGGCTGGGCTGCGGCGCCCGGTCCTACACGACATCGCTGCACTACTCTTTCGACTACGCGGTCGGCGTCTCCCAGGTCCGGGCCGTGCTCGACGACTATCTCTCCCGGCCTTCGAGCGATTTTTCGTACGCCGAGATCGGCTTCGACCTCGACGAGACCGAGCAGCGACGGCGGTGGCTGCTCAAGTCGCTGCTCCGCACGGACGGGGTCGACCCTTCGCTCTATCTGTCGCGTTTCGGCCGCTCCCACGTGGACGACTTCCCCCAACTCGGCGAACTGGTCGACCGGGGCTGGCTGCACGACGACCGGTGCGTGCTGACACCGGCCGGACTGGCCCAGTCCGACGCCGTCGGCCCCTGGCTGGTCTCCGGCCCGGTGCGCGACGCGATGGGGGCGTACGTGCCGCGATGA
- a CDS encoding STM4013/SEN3800 family hydrolase, with translation MRELIGRHDLLFVTLDTLRYDVAVAELAAGRTPTLARHLPGGRWERRHTPASFTYAAHHAFFAGFLPTPVTPGPHERLFAARFGGSETSGPSTFVFDAPDLPTGLAAAGYHTVCLGGVGFFNPATPLGRVLPGLFAESHWEREFGVTAPDGLGAQIARLATIIDGLPPARPLFTFVNVAALHQPNKHYLPAAIDDTLASHAAALAYVDSRLGDLFALVSSRGRPCQVIICSDHGTLYGEDGHVGHRVAHEAVWTVPYGSFAL, from the coding sequence GTGCGTGAGCTGATCGGGCGCCACGACCTGCTGTTCGTCACGCTGGACACGCTGCGCTACGACGTGGCGGTGGCCGAGCTCGCCGCCGGCCGCACGCCCACGCTGGCCCGCCATCTGCCCGGCGGGCGCTGGGAGCGACGGCACACCCCGGCCAGCTTCACCTACGCGGCGCATCACGCGTTCTTCGCCGGTTTCCTGCCCACGCCGGTGACTCCCGGCCCGCACGAGCGGCTGTTCGCGGCCCGGTTCGGCGGCAGCGAGACCAGCGGCCCGTCGACGTTCGTCTTCGACGCGCCCGACCTGCCGACCGGGCTCGCCGCGGCCGGCTATCACACCGTGTGCCTGGGCGGCGTCGGCTTCTTCAACCCGGCCACGCCGCTCGGGCGGGTGCTGCCGGGGCTGTTCGCCGAGTCGCACTGGGAGCGCGAGTTCGGTGTCACCGCGCCCGACGGTCTCGGCGCCCAGATCGCCCGGCTGGCCACGATCATCGACGGCCTGCCCCCGGCCCGGCCCCTGTTCACCTTCGTCAACGTGGCCGCGTTGCACCAGCCCAACAAGCACTATCTGCCCGCCGCGATCGACGACACCCTGGCCAGCCACGCCGCCGCGCTGGCCTATGTGGACAGTCGGCTGGGCGACCTGTTCGCCCTGGTGTCGAGCCGCGGCCGGCCGTGCCAAGTGATCATCTGCTCCGATCACGGAACGCTTTACGGGGAGGACGGCCACGTCGGGCATCGCGTCGCCCACGAGGCGGTCTGGACGGTGCCGTACGGGAGCTTCGCCCTGTGA
- a CDS encoding STM4014 family protein, producing MRLAVVGNPGNRRVALFAEAVTRAGLPAPAIYPWRDVLTDGPVPGPGETVRIDSPGEDSEVDVLLRGGSSPAGPFPTDLSLACPSLVDLSPAVPSPVGLSLAGPSSAALSLAGPFAGSPQALPAAARPGEIVGAAAAYAGLGRALERVAAGGGRLLNPVGDILTMNDKRLCHARLLDAGIPVPPALPPVASFAELRAAMTAYGWGRVFVKPRHGSSASGVLALTVSGRRIMAMTSVEIGADGRLYNNLRVRRYDDEATIAGIVDRLAPDGLHVERWFPKASLGDRVLDLRVVVIAGEPAHVVARTSRTPLTNLHLGNARGEVAAVRAAAGGTAWAAAMRTCTEVARCFPRSLHVGVDLMFRSGWRTHAVAEVNAFGDLLNGQTTYESEVAALLDGHYESWAGACVS from the coding sequence ATGCGGCTCGCGGTCGTGGGCAACCCGGGCAACCGCCGGGTCGCCCTCTTCGCCGAGGCCGTGACCCGGGCCGGGCTGCCCGCGCCCGCGATCTATCCGTGGCGTGACGTGCTCACCGACGGCCCGGTGCCGGGGCCTGGCGAGACCGTGCGCATCGACTCGCCGGGCGAGGACTCCGAAGTGGACGTCCTGCTGCGCGGCGGCTCTTCGCCCGCCGGCCCTTTCCCCACTGACCTTTCACTCGCCTGTCCTTCGCTCGTCGACCTTTCACCTGCCGTTCCTTCGCCCGTTGGCCTTTCGCTCGCCGGTCCTTCGTCCGCTGCCCTTTCCCTCGCCGGTCCTTTCGCCGGGTCCCCGCAGGCTTTGCCCGCGGCGGCCCGGCCGGGTGAGATCGTCGGAGCGGCCGCCGCCTATGCGGGGTTGGGCCGCGCCCTCGAGCGCGTGGCCGCGGGCGGTGGACGGCTGCTCAACCCGGTCGGCGACATCCTCACCATGAACGACAAGCGGCTCTGCCACGCGCGGCTGCTCGACGCCGGCATCCCGGTGCCGCCCGCGCTGCCGCCGGTCGCGAGCTTTGCCGAGCTGCGCGCGGCCATGACCGCGTACGGGTGGGGAAGGGTCTTCGTGAAGCCCCGGCACGGGTCGTCGGCCTCGGGCGTGCTCGCGCTGACCGTCTCGGGCCGGCGGATCATGGCGATGACGTCGGTCGAGATCGGCGCCGACGGGCGGCTCTACAACAACCTGCGCGTCAGGCGTTACGACGACGAGGCCACGATCGCCGGCATCGTCGACCGGCTCGCCCCCGACGGGCTGCACGTCGAGCGCTGGTTCCCCAAGGCGAGCCTGGGCGATCGCGTGCTCGACCTGCGCGTCGTCGTGATCGCGGGCGAACCGGCGCACGTCGTGGCCCGCACGAGCCGCACCCCGCTGACCAACCTGCATCTGGGCAATGCCCGCGGCGAGGTGGCGGCCGTGCGGGCGGCGGCCGGCGGCACGGCCTGGGCGGCCGCCATGCGCACCTGCACCGAGGTCGCGCGCTGCTTCCCGCGCAGCCTGCACGTGGGGGTCGACCTGATGTTCCGGTCGGGCTGGCGCACGCACGCGGTGGCCGAGGTCAACGCGTTCGGCGACCTGCTCAACGGCCAGACGACGTACGAGTCGGAGGTCGCGGCCCTGCTCGACGGGCACTACGAGAGCTGGGCCGGCGCGTGCGTGAGCTGA
- a CDS encoding STM4015 family protein, translating into MTISSKISTFAGLPIVAWDADETPDDPAAVAWRLEVEEFDAAEEEIEQALEALLGRTGEGGPVALVVGEWGEAYERSFPVDLLVRNAPRLSRLRSLFAAELTFEQCEISWIKQADLTPLLEAFPRLERLWVRGADGLELKPVRHEGLRELAFESGGLPAEIVRAVGASDFPHLTHLELWLGVDNYGGDARADDLAPILSGRALPALTSLALRNAEIADEVAGALAAAPVVARLSALDLSLGALSDTGGEALLAGQPLTHLTSLGLSHHFLSEELAQRLVEELPGVRVDVSDRQQEEEWGRYTAVSE; encoded by the coding sequence GTGACGATCAGTTCGAAGATCAGCACGTTCGCAGGCCTGCCCATCGTGGCCTGGGACGCGGACGAGACCCCCGACGATCCGGCCGCCGTGGCGTGGCGCCTCGAGGTCGAGGAGTTCGACGCCGCCGAGGAGGAGATCGAGCAGGCGCTCGAGGCTCTGCTCGGACGCACCGGCGAGGGCGGCCCCGTGGCGCTGGTCGTCGGCGAGTGGGGCGAGGCCTACGAGCGCAGCTTCCCGGTCGACCTGCTGGTGCGCAACGCGCCGCGGCTGAGCCGGCTGCGGTCGCTGTTCGCGGCCGAGCTCACCTTCGAGCAGTGCGAGATCTCCTGGATCAAACAGGCCGACCTCACCCCGCTGCTCGAGGCTTTCCCGCGCCTCGAAAGGCTGTGGGTGCGCGGGGCCGACGGTCTCGAGCTCAAACCGGTGCGGCACGAGGGCCTGCGCGAGCTCGCCTTCGAGTCGGGCGGGCTGCCCGCCGAGATCGTCCGGGCCGTGGGCGCGTCCGACTTCCCCCACCTGACGCATCTCGAGCTGTGGCTCGGCGTCGACAACTACGGCGGCGACGCCCGCGCCGATGACCTGGCGCCGATCCTCTCCGGTCGGGCCCTGCCCGCGCTCACCTCGCTCGCCCTGCGCAACGCCGAGATCGCCGACGAGGTGGCCGGGGCGCTGGCCGCCGCGCCGGTGGTGGCCCGGCTCAGCGCGCTCGACCTGTCGCTGGGCGCACTGTCCGACACGGGCGGCGAGGCGCTGCTGGCCGGTCAGCCGCTCACCCACCTGACGTCGCTCGGCCTCAGCCACCACTTCCTCAGCGAGGAGCTGGCGCAGCGCCTGGTCGAGGAGCTGCCGGGCGTGCGGGTCGACGTCTCCGACCGGCAGCAGGAAGAGGAGTGGGGCCGATACACGGCGGTGTCGGAGTAA
- a CDS encoding SDR family oxidoreductase encodes MTAIKDSVVLVTGGSRGIGKALVDDLFERGAAKVYATARDPRTVAHPGAIPLRLEVTDEASIAAAADQAPDVTILINNAGASAGASYLDSPIGDVRRDLETNFYGPLLVTRAFVPVLERNGGGHILNVHSALSWLADGGPYSASKAALWSQTNSLRLRLRERGIKVTGLHVAYVDTDMTARIDAPKSDAADVAAAALDGIETDAYEVLADDVTRGVKSALAGDLTLLYPQLVS; translated from the coding sequence ATGACTGCGATCAAGGACTCCGTCGTGCTCGTCACCGGCGGCAGCCGCGGCATCGGCAAGGCGCTGGTGGACGACCTGTTCGAGCGGGGCGCGGCCAAGGTCTACGCCACCGCCCGGGACCCGCGCACGGTCGCCCACCCCGGGGCGATCCCGCTGCGGCTCGAGGTCACCGACGAGGCGTCCATCGCCGCCGCGGCCGACCAGGCCCCCGACGTGACAATCCTGATCAACAACGCGGGAGCGTCGGCCGGTGCGTCGTACCTCGACTCGCCGATCGGCGACGTGCGCCGCGACCTGGAGACCAACTTCTACGGCCCGCTGCTCGTGACCAGGGCCTTCGTGCCGGTGCTGGAACGCAACGGCGGCGGCCACATCCTCAACGTGCACTCCGCGCTCTCCTGGCTGGCCGACGGCGGCCCGTACAGCGCCTCCAAGGCGGCCCTGTGGTCGCAGACCAACTCACTGCGGCTCCGGCTGCGCGAACGCGGCATCAAGGTGACCGGCCTGCACGTCGCGTACGTCGACACCGACATGACCGCGCGGATCGACGCCCCCAAGTCCGACGCCGCCGACGTGGCCGCGGCCGCCCTGGACGGGATCGAGACCGACGCGTACGAGGTGCTGGCCGACGACGTCACCCGCGGCGTCAAGTCGGCCCTGGCGGGCGACCTGACGCTGCTGTATCCCCAGCTCGTGAGCTGA
- a CDS encoding TetR/AcrR family transcriptional regulator, with amino-acid sequence MTDTRDRLLDAAADLFYREGLSVGVEALTKAAGVSKRSMYQLFGSKDEVVAASLDRIGPGFNASLLPGDDVAGPRERILHVFRVLDEVADRPGFHGCPFVATSIEIKAPDHPARAVARRYKDGLTAFFRHEATVGGAAEPERLARQLTMTFDGASAWAVMHGDGLGEEGLRMAETLCDAAGLRAN; translated from the coding sequence GTGACCGATACTCGTGACCGGCTTCTCGACGCGGCGGCCGACCTGTTCTACCGCGAGGGTCTCAGCGTGGGCGTCGAGGCGCTGACCAAGGCGGCCGGGGTGTCCAAGCGTTCGATGTATCAGCTCTTCGGCAGCAAGGACGAGGTGGTGGCGGCCAGCCTCGACCGCATCGGGCCCGGCTTCAACGCGAGCCTGCTGCCCGGTGACGACGTCGCGGGCCCCCGCGAACGGATCCTGCACGTGTTCCGGGTGCTCGACGAGGTGGCGGACCGGCCCGGCTTTCACGGTTGCCCGTTCGTGGCCACGTCGATCGAGATCAAGGCGCCCGATCACCCGGCCCGGGCGGTCGCGCGGCGCTACAAGGACGGGCTGACCGCCTTCTTCCGGCACGAGGCGACGGTGGGTGGGGCGGCCGAGCCCGAGCGGCTGGCCCGGCAGCTCACGATGACGTTCGACGGGGCGAGCGCGTGGGCCGTGATGCACGGTGACGGGCTGGGTGAGGAGGGCCTGCGCATGGCGGAGACCCTGTGCGACGCCGCGGGCCTGCGGGCGAACTGA
- a CDS encoding lamin tail domain-containing protein gives MISRLVTKAVVIGVAATFAIAAPASAAATPTLSGPEEVVGYREFQMTGTADPGTTVELWETSIGWNTWERARDWATADGFVTATADANGRFTIDRYLDSGFYFRVQQGSVQSAPITVYSRISPTFWVNRSTATGQAIAGISVLPNQPGLGVQVQRKSGSSWVNVKSFDTDPDAAGNTTSTLTGQPGGDQTFRAVVSGDASNGVRGATSAEASQWIVGTSGPTTPPPSPAVGTVKFTGIQYDSPGTDTGSNGSLNTEWAKLTNTTKSAINLKGWTVRDQAKIIYTFPSYSLAAGASVFIRSGKGTNAGNQRYWGRAGKVGYVWNNDGEQATLRNAAGANIDACVWKTVSPGYTAC, from the coding sequence ATGATCTCCAGGCTCGTGACCAAGGCCGTCGTGATCGGGGTCGCGGCGACGTTCGCCATTGCCGCTCCCGCCTCGGCCGCCGCTACCCCCACCCTCTCCGGCCCCGAAGAAGTCGTCGGCTACCGCGAGTTCCAGATGACGGGCACCGCCGACCCGGGCACCACCGTCGAGCTGTGGGAAACCTCCATCGGCTGGAACACCTGGGAGCGCGCCCGCGACTGGGCGACCGCCGACGGTTTCGTGACCGCCACCGCCGACGCCAACGGCCGCTTCACGATCGACCGCTACCTCGACTCGGGCTTCTACTTCCGGGTGCAGCAGGGCAGCGTCCAGTCGGCGCCGATCACGGTCTACAGCCGGATCAGCCCGACCTTCTGGGTCAACCGGAGCACCGCCACCGGCCAGGCCATCGCCGGCATCAGCGTGCTGCCCAACCAGCCCGGCCTGGGCGTGCAGGTGCAGCGCAAGTCGGGCAGCAGCTGGGTCAACGTGAAGTCCTTCGACACCGACCCCGACGCGGCCGGCAACACGACCAGCACGCTCACCGGCCAGCCCGGCGGTGACCAGACCTTCCGCGCGGTGGTCAGCGGCGACGCCTCGAACGGTGTCCGCGGCGCCACGTCGGCCGAGGCCTCGCAGTGGATCGTCGGCACCAGCGGCCCGACCACCCCGCCGCCGAGCCCGGCCGTCGGCACGGTCAAGTTCACCGGGATTCAGTACGACTCCCCCGGCACCGACACCGGCAGCAACGGCAGCCTCAACACCGAGTGGGCCAAGCTGACCAACACGACGAAGTCCGCCATCAACCTCAAGGGGTGGACCGTCCGCGACCAGGCGAAGATCATCTACACGTTCCCCAGCTACAGCCTGGCTGCCGGCGCGTCGGTCTTCATCCGGAGCGGCAAGGGCACCAACGCGGGCAACCAGCGCTACTGGGGCCGTGCGGGCAAGGTCGGCTACGTCTGGAACAACGACGGTGAGCAGGCCACCCTGCGCAACGCGGCGGGCGCCAACATCGACGCCTGCGTGTGGAAGACCGTCTCCCCGGGCTACACCGCCTGCTGA